One stretch of Deltaproteobacteria bacterium DNA includes these proteins:
- a CDS encoding c-type cytochrome, with protein MTPPDWKEKIRRRYEELKKAGKPFFPDIIFKDTVAVLLVLAALVIVVLVVPAPLEEIADPTDNTYNPRPDWYFLFLFQALKLFPGSLEAVAAIILPTLVLLFLLFLPFIDRSPKRHPFDRPILTFAGLAAIAVVATLTYAGLKSPLLNPVVPKDAMVLAGQQLYQNLHCSYCHSINGRGGLFAPDLSTVGARRDARWLAEHFRDPQAVSPHSLMPRLNLLPEETDQLVAFMGTLGGSGPFTEEAPKLFAEHCGACHNLDGQGGDTGPELTTIRTYRDKGTVYTYIRDPSSMNPGSIMPGFQNALTDAQIEDLSRYLMSSQRKPE; from the coding sequence ATGACCCCTCCCGACTGGAAGGAAAAAATCCGCCGGCGATATGAGGAACTCAAAAAAGCGGGGAAACCGTTTTTTCCGGACATCATTTTCAAGGACACCGTCGCCGTTCTTCTGGTGCTGGCCGCCCTCGTGATTGTTGTTTTGGTTGTTCCCGCCCCGCTCGAGGAAATTGCCGATCCCACCGACAACACCTATAACCCGCGTCCCGACTGGTATTTTCTCTTCCTGTTTCAGGCCTTGAAACTGTTTCCCGGCTCTCTCGAGGCGGTGGCCGCCATTATTCTTCCCACACTGGTTCTCCTATTTCTTCTGTTCCTCCCTTTTATCGACCGCAGCCCCAAACGTCATCCTTTCGACAGGCCGATTTTGACCTTCGCCGGACTGGCGGCCATTGCGGTGGTGGCAACGCTCACCTATGCCGGTCTCAAATCGCCGCTCCTTAACCCGGTGGTGCCGAAAGATGCCATGGTGCTGGCAGGTCAGCAGCTCTATCAGAACCTGCACTGTTCCTATTGTCACAGCATCAACGGCAGAGGGGGCCTCTTCGCCCCCGACCTCTCCACGGTGGGGGCGCGCCGCGATGCCAGGTGGCTGGCCGAACATTTTCGCGACCCCCAGGCGGTCTCTCCCCATTCGCTCATGCCCCGCTTGAATCTCCTGCCGGAGGAAACCGATCAGCTGGTGGCTTTTATGGGCACTTTGGGCGGAAGCGGGCCGTTCACCGAAGAAGCCCCAAAATTGTTCGCCGAACATTGCGGTGCCTGCCACAATTTGGACGGCCAAGGGGGAGATACCGGCCCCGAGCTGACCACCATCCGTACCTACCGCGACAAGGGAACCGTTTATACCTACATCCGGGATCCCTCCTCCATGAACCCCGGCTCGATCATGCCCGGTTTTCAAAACGCCTTAACCGATGCGCAAATCGAGGACCTTT